In one window of Henckelia pumila isolate YLH828 chromosome 1, ASM3356847v2, whole genome shotgun sequence DNA:
- the LOC140894625 gene encoding cyclin-D3-3-like: protein MSFHQLNPLLSIDSLHCEEEHWDSNEEIIENSNCFFIAEGTDFVGFLEHNSLGEDEELKCLLAKENGNGTGFEPSPSRGEAVEWILKVIGYYSFSALTAVLAVNYLDRFLSSFQSHREKPWMTQLVAVACLSLAAKVEETHVPLLLDLQVEEAKYVFESKTIQRMELLVLSTLEWKMNPVTSHSFLDYISRSLGLKSSLSRDVLRRSECLLLSLISDCRFLCHLPSALATATMLYVINSVEPTIGVQYQDSLINILGTDKEKVEDCCRFIQDVATSVHFYSSNKRKFGWSPRSPNGVLDVSYGSESSNDSWSAGSIASVSSSPEPLSKKTKSGPESKSCDFLI, encoded by the exons ATGTCTTTTCATCAACTGAACCCATTGCTCTCCATCGATTCTTTGCATTGTGAGGAAGAGCATTGGGATAGTAACGAAGAAATTATAGAAAACAGCAACTGTTTTTTCATCGCGGAAGGCACTGATTTTGTGGGTTTTTTGGAGCACAACTCTTTGGGGGAAGATGAGGAGTTGAAATGTTTATTGGCCAAAGAGAATGGAAATGGTACTGGATTTGAGCCGAGCCCATCTAGGGGTGAGGCAGTGGAGTGGATTCTTAAGGTTATTGGCTATTACTCCTTTTCTGCTCTCACTGCGGTTCTTGCAGTGAACTATCTGGATAGGTTTCTCTCCAGTTTTCAGTCTCACAGAGAGAAGCCATGGATGACTCAACTTGTTGCTGTGGCTTGTCTTTCTTTGGCTGCCAAAGTTGAGGAGACTCATGTGCCTCTGCTTTTAGACCTCCAA gtgGAGGAAGCCAAGTATGTGTTTGAGTCGAAAACCATTCAAAGAATGGAGCTTTTGGTTCTTTCAACACTTGAATGGAAGATGAATCCAGTCACCTCACATTCATTTCTTGATTACATTTCGAGGAGTCTTGGATTAAAGAGCTCTCTTTCTAGGGATGTCCTCAGGAGATCCGAGTGCCTGCTTCTTTCCCTTATTTCTG ATTGTAGATTCTTGTGCCATTTACCTTCTGCATTGGCCACTGCCACAATGCTTTATGTTATAAATAGCGTTGAGCCCACCATTGGAGTGCAATATCAAGATAGCCTAATAAACATTCTTGGAACAGACAAG GAAAAAGTGGAAGACTGCTGCAGGTTCATACAAGATGTGGCCACAAGTGTGCACTTCTACTCCAGCAACAAAAGAAAGTTCGGATGGTCGCCTCGCAGTCCCAATGGTGTATTGGATGTCTCGTATGGCTCGGAAAGCTCAAACGATTCGTGGTCGGCGGGGAGTATTGCATCGGTCTCCTCCTCACCAGAGCCATTGTCCAAGAAAACCAAGTCCGGCCCAGAGTCAAAATCATGCGATTTTCTTATATGA
- the LOC140874899 gene encoding probable isoaspartyl peptidase/L-asparaginase 2, with protein MGGWAIAVHGGAGVDPNLPEERQELAKQLLTRCLDLGISALRASVPAIDVVELVVRELESDPLFNSGRGSALTEKGTVEMEASIMDGCGRRCGAVSGITTVKNPISLARLVMDKSPHSYLAFSGAEQFAKQQGVEIVDNDYFITEDNIGTLKLAKEASKILFEYRIPSTVGLDSCTLEAETPPLTMNGLPISVYAPETVGCVVVDSQGRCAAATSTGGLMNKMVGRIGDSPIIGAGTYACDACGVSCTGEGEAIIRGTLARDVAALMEYKGLNLQAAVDYVIENRLDQGKAGMIAVSSNGEVACGFNTVGMFRGFATENGFMEVGIWE; from the exons ATGGGAGGTTGGGCTATTGCGGTGCACGGCGGCGCTGGTGTCGACCCAAACCTCCCGGAAGAACGTCAGGAGCTGGCCAAACAACTCCTCACTCGTTGCCTCGACCTCGGAATCTCCGCCCTCCGCGCTTCCGTCCCCGCCATTGACGTCGTTGAACTCGTC GTGCGTGAATTGGAAAGTGATCCTCTGTTCAATTCGGGCCGTGGATCAGCACTGACTGAGAAAGGGACGGTGGAGATGGAGGCGAGCATCATGGATGGGTGTGGGCGGCGATGCGGCGCCGTTTCAGGCATCACCACCGTGAAGAACCCTATCTCCCTGGCCCGCTTGGTCATGGACAAGTCACCCCATTCCTATCTTGCTTTTTCCGGCGCCGAACAATTCGCCAAACAACAG GGAGTGGAAATAGTGGACAACGATTACTTCATTACAGAGGACAACATTGGCACTCTCAAATTGGCAAAAGAAGCAAGCAAAATCCTC TTCGAATATAGGATTCCAAGTACTGTTGGATTAGACTCCTGCACTTTAGAAGCCGAGACTCCTCCGCTCACGATGAACGGACTTCCTATCAGCGTATACGCCCCCGAGACAGTCGGATGCGTGGTGGTGGACAGCCAAGGTCGCTGTGCAGCCGCCACCTCCACCGGTGGACTAATGAACAAAATGGTCGGTCGAATAGGAGATTCGCCGATCATAGGCGCGGGGACCTACGCGTGCGACGCTTGTGGCGTGTCGTGCACCGGTGAAGGCGAGGCGATCATACGAGGCACGTTGGCTCGTGATGTGGCGGCCCTCATGGAATATAAAGGGCTAAATCTTCAGGCGGCCGTGGATTATGTGATCGAGAACCGGCTGGATCAGGGCAAGGCCGGGATGATCGCGGTTTCGAGTAATGGAGAAGTAGCTTGTGGATTTAATACAGTAGGGATGTTTAGGGGATTCGCTACTGAAAATGGTTTCATGGAAGTAGGTATTTGGGAATAG